From a single Sorghum bicolor cultivar BTx623 chromosome 5, Sorghum_bicolor_NCBIv3, whole genome shotgun sequence genomic region:
- the LOC8071985 gene encoding DJ-1 protein homolog E, producing the protein MAAPRKVLMLCGDYMEDFEAAVPLYALSALGITVDCAAPGKRPGDSCLTAVHDFLGFELYTELTGHRFTITADFAAAAADPSRYDALVIPGGRFTEQLSADAAVVDLVAAFAALRRPLVLTCHSQLLLAAAGGLSGGTRCTAFFSLRPVVELAGGAWVDPDPFELCVADGHVLSAIGWPAHAQILAKLLDALGAHVVAADAGRGGQRVLILCADYVDDYEANVPFRALAGVGCRVESACPTKRKGETVVTAIYDAAGTPAVTVSEERRGHNFVVTADWADASADDFDCVVIPGGRAPELLVTHDRAVALVKEFADKGKVVASIGHGHLLLAAAGLLRGRKCASGVPMRVVSRLAGAEAVEAAAAVVDGRLVTAASWTDLAQFVARVIDLLGISVSF; encoded by the exons ATGGCGGCCCCCAGGAAGGTCCTCATGCTCTGCGGCGACTACATGGAGGACTTCGAGGCCGCCGTCCCGCTCTACGCCCTCTCCGCCCTCGGCATCACCGTCGACTGCGCCGCGCCCGGCAAGCGCCCCGGCGACTCCTGCCTCACCGCCGTCCACGACTTCCTCGGCTTCGAG CTCTACACGGAGCTCACGGGCCACCGCTTCACGATAACCGCCGacttcgcggcggcggcggcggacccGTCTCGCTACGACGCGCTGGTCATCCCGGGCGGGCGGTTCACGGAGCAGCTGAGCGCGGACGCGGCCGTCGTGGACCTCGTCGCGGCGTTCGCGGCGCTGCGGAGGCCTCTGGTGCTCACCTGCCACAGCCAGCTCCTGCTCGCCGCGGCCGGCGGGCTCAGCGGCGGCACGCGCTGCACGGCGTTCTTCAGCTTGCGCCCCGTCGTGGAGCTGGCGGGGGGCGCGTGGGTCGACCCGGATCCCTTCgagctctgcgtcgccgacggcCACGTGCTCTCCGCCATCGGGTGGCCCGCGCACGCCCAGATCCTCGCCAAGCTCCTCGACGCCTTGGGCGCCcacgtcgtcgccgccgacgccggGCGCGGTGGCCAGCGCGTCCTCATCCTCTGCGCC GACTACGTCGACGACTACGAGGCGAACGTGCCGTTCCGGGCGCTGGCGGGCGTGGGCTGCCGTGTCGAATCCGCGTGCCCGACCAAGCGCAAGGGCGAGACCGTCGTGACGGCGATctacgacgccgccggcacgccgGCGGTCACGGTGAGCGAGGAGAGGCGGGGCCACAACTTCGTGGTGACGGCGGACTGGGCGGACGCCAGCGCCGACGACTTCGACTGCGTCGTCATCCCCGGCGGCCGCGCGCCGGAGCTGCTGGTGACGCACGACAGGGCGGTGGCGCTCGTGAAGGAGTTCGCGGACAAGGGCAAGGTGGTGGCCAGCATCGGCCATGGCCACCTGCTCCTCGCAGCGGCGGGGCTGCTCAGGGGCAGGAAGTGCGCCAGCGGGGTGCCCATGCGGGTCGTCTCGAGGCTGGCGGGCGCCGAGGCCGTGGAGGCCGCGGCGGCCGTCGTTGATGGGAGGCTCGTGACGGCGGCGAGCTGGACGGACCTCGCGCAGTTCGTGGCTCGCGTCattgacctcctcggcatctccGTCTCCTTCTGA
- the LOC8062679 gene encoding LOW QUALITY PROTEIN: putative F-box/kelch-repeat protein At4g12820 (The sequence of the model RefSeq protein was modified relative to this genomic sequence to represent the inferred CDS: deleted 2 bases in 1 codon), translating to MATASPDWAGLPTEMVATVMGSLDIPDLFRAGCVCSSWYAAYSDVAVRIPITDTAPCLLYSARGDADASAATLYSATSGATFRVRLPDPPLRSRALVGSAHGWLATADEASSDLHLVNPLSGAQVALPPVATLHHVESFLDGAAGSLVYSVQESEDDGPGEPPPVPVLYPAQKLRLFLYYKVVMSCSPAKGRHCVVLLLHRPDGELSFARVGDDRWTWITGQTLRSVRGYRDAIYNKIDGLFYVLSFDGSMITLDLGGDGSSSSSSSPVVAKDIMPLAMRWDDPIKDLMLTPSGDVLQVWRSKEIERFDTPVELPAGVAHEFDDPYLASRLDSFIHKVDIDKQHRELLTSMGDHALFLGYNSAVCLSTKDFPRLSPDSAYVANVFDEEMWGNKHNLREIGIWDFKTETLRGLGEVQSRNPQ from the exons ATGGCGACGGCGTCCCCGGATTGGGCGGGCCTTCCAACGGAGATGGTGGCCACGGTGATGGGGTCGCTGGACATCCCGGACCTGTTCCGCGCCGGCTGCGTCTGCTCCTCCTGGTACGCCGCCTACTCCGACGTGGCC GTCCGCATCCCCATCACCGACACGGCCCCGTGCCTGCTCTACTCGGCCCGCGGCGACGCCGACGCCAGCGCCGCCACGCTCTACAGCGCCACGAGCGGCGCGACGTTCAGGGTCCGCCTGCCAGACCCGCCGCTGCGCAGCCGCGCGCTGGTCGGGTCGGCGCACGGCTGGCTCGCCACGGCCGACGAGGCGTCCTCCGACCTGCACCTCGTGAACCCGCTCTCGGGCGCGCAGGTCGCGCTGCCGCCCGTCGCCACGCTCCACCACGTCGAGAGCTTCCTGGACGGCGCGGCGGGCAGCCTCGTGTACTCCGTGCAGGAGAGCGAGGACGACGGCCCCGGAGAGCCGCCGCCGGTGCCGGTGCTGTACCCGGCGCAGAAGCTGCGGCTGTTTCTATACTACAAGGTGGTCATGTCCTGCAGCCCTGCCAAGGGGAGACActgcgtcgtcctcctcctgcaCCGGCCGGACGGCGAGCTCTCCTTCGCCCGCGTCGGTGACGACCGGTGGACCTGGATAACTGGCCAGACGCTCAGATCGGTCAGAGGCTACCGTGACGCTATCTACAACAAGATCGACGGCCTGTTCTACGTGCTCAGCTTCGATGGCTCCATGATCACGCTGGATTTGGGTGGCGAtggctcttcttcttcttcttcttctccggtGGTGGCCAAGGACATTATGCCGCTAGCGATGCGGTGGGATGATCCTATCAAAGATCTTATGCTTACACCGTCAGGTGATGTCTTGCAAGTGTGGAGGTCGAAAGAGATCGAGCGGTTCGACACTCCCGTTGAGCTTCCAGCTGGGGTTGCCCATGAGTTTGATGATCCATACTTGGCATCTCGCTTAGACTCTTTCATCCACAAGGTTGACATTGATAAACAGCATCGCGAGTTGCTGACGAGCATGGGAGACCATGCTTTGTTTCTTGGTTATAACTCTGCGGTGTGCCTTTCTACCAAGGATTTTCCACGGTTGAGTCCAGACTCTGCTTATGTTGCCAATGTCTTTGACGAAGAAATGTGGGGCAATAAGCACAATTTGAGGGAGATTGGCATATGGGATTTCAAGACTGAGACACTACGTGGCCTTGGTGAGGTGCAATCTCGCAATCCACAGTAG